A genome region from Lytechinus pictus isolate F3 Inbred chromosome 16, Lp3.0, whole genome shotgun sequence includes the following:
- the LOC129278598 gene encoding testis-specific serine/threonine-protein kinase 2-like codes for MQGRFGYVLSEPAVILGKGRHCVVKLASSTRYQTPRKVAIKINSPSPSSAREAEILFLLNHENVVEILDYFVFQDHSYIVLALAENGDLRTFVRHRGRLGGDLAQKMCQQIFEGVAYLHNTASVAHCDLKCENVLVDAREDVKIADFGLAVEIGPDGASKPGRTPCSTHYCNNHNIVSDSSSSSTNCLSCTPQGIASLGGSPAYAAPEVLDTRVTDLRAADVWSAGVITFLIFTTYLPFGCYGNKNIREAMDRTLRWPRPLKLVKQCSRNFVQSVLMLEPNKRPTARVLLERLQGMQPLTS; via the coding sequence ATGCAAGGGCGATTTGGTTATGTGCTCTCTGAACCTGCCGTCATATTGGGGAAGGGTCGGCACTGCGTCGTCAAACTCGCATCATCAACGCGTTACCAAACCCCGCGAAAAGTCGCCATCAAAATCAACTCGCCGTCGCCTTCATCAGCTCGAGAGGCCGAGATCCTATTCCTATTAAACCACGAGAATGTCGTGGAGATCTTGGACTACTTCGTGTTCCAGGACCATTCCTACATCGTGCTTGCCCTAGCTGAAAACGGGGACCTTCGGACATTCGTCAGACACCGGGGACGCCTCGGTGGGGATTTGGCGCAAAAGATGTGCCAGCAGATTTTCGAAGGCGTGGCCTACCTGCACAACACTGCTTCTGTCGCGCACTGTGATTTGAAATGCGAGAATGTGCTCGTCGATGCGCGGGAAGATGTGAAGATCGCCGATTTTGGACTTGCTGTAGAGATTGGTCCTGATGGCGCATCGAAACCTGGCAGAACACCATGTTCAACTCACTATTGCAATAACCACAATATAGTTTCAGACTCATCTTCGAGCAGTACGAACTGCTTATCATGTACGCCTCAAGGAATCGCGTCGTTAGGCGGATCTCCCGCCTATGCGGCCCCAGAGGTCTTGGACACCCGAGTGACAGACCTACGCGCAGCTGACGTGTGGTCCGCCGGGGTCATCACATTCTTAATCTTCACCACCTACCTACCATTCGGGTGCTATGGAAACAAGAACATCCGGGAAGCCATGGACAGAACCCTTCGCTGGCCACGCCCCCTTAAATTAGTCAAGCAATGCAGTCGAAATTTCGTGCAATCAGTTTTGATGTTGGAGCCAAATAAGAGACCAACCGCCCGAGTTCTGCTTGAAAGACTTCAAGGAATGCAACCTTTAACATCTTAA
- the LOC129278691 gene encoding transmembrane 9 superfamily member 2-like: MQSDVLLFVNRLDSVENVIPYEYDRYDFCQTKQEYSPSENLGQVVFGERIHSSPYNFTFGHNNPCQKVCTKSYKADGDEKAKTETKKTLNFLLRGIELNYQHHWIIDNMPVTWCYEVQGGSKYCSPGFPIGCYVDKDGNRKDACVIDAHYEQASHHYIFNHINITIAYHPTTDQEGINRLVSAKLEPLSMKHKKPDECIFPTSIEYEPMSLQKAELAKDWEITYSYSVNFVPNTHVRWASRWDYILESMPHTNIQWFSIMNSLVIVLFLSGMVAMIMLRTLTKGITNVSLLKTFPFLLPHSIMNSLVIVLFLSGMVAMIMLRTLTKGITNVSLLKTFPFLLPYSIMNSLVIVLFLSGMVAMIMLRTLHKDISRYNQQDLEEAQEEFGWKLVHGDVFRPPRSGMLLSIFLGTGTQIVIMTFITLGFACLGFLSPANRGSLMTCVMVLYVLLGFAAGYVSSRIYKTFGGERWKSNVLSTSFLIPGIIFCIFFILNLLLWYEHSSAAIPFSTLVAVLALWFFVSTPLVFIGSYFGFKKRPIEFPVRTNQIPRQIPDQSFYTRPFPGIIMGGILPFGCIFIQLFFILNSIWSHQFYYMFGFLFLVAIILVITCSEATILLCYFHLCAEDYHWWWRSFMTSGFTAIYFAIYCIHYFASKLTLHGWASTVLYFGYTAIMVILFFLFCGTMGFFACFWFVTKIYGSVKVD, translated from the exons atgcag agTGACGTCCTTCTGTTCGTCAACAGGTTAGACTCTGTAGAAAATGTCATCCCTTATGAATATGACAG GTATGACTTCTGCCAGACCAAGCAGGAGTATTCCCCGTCTGAGAACCTGGGACAGGTAGTCTTTGGTGAGCGCATCCACTCGTCACCGTACAACTTCACCTTCGGTCATAACAACCCGTGCCAGAAGGTCTGTACGAAGAGCTACAAGGCTGATGGCGACGAGAAGGCAAAGACGGAGACGAAGAAGACGCTGAATTTCTTGCTCCGAGGCATCGAGCTGAATTACCAGCACCATTG GATCATTGACAATATGCCAGTCACATGGTGTTATGAGGTACAGGGTGGCTCAAAATATTGTTCTCCTGGTTTCCCTATTGGATGTTACGTGGATAAAGATGGCAACCGGAAGGATGCATGTGTCATTGAT GCCCACTACGAGCAAGCTTCGCACCACTACATCTTCAACCATATCAACATCACCATCGCCTACCATCCTACCACTGATCAAGAAGGCATTAATCGTCTCGTTTCTGCTAAGCTTGAACCGCTCAG TATGAAGCACAAGAAACCAGACGAGTGCATCTTCCCCACCAGTATTGAATACGAGCCCATGTCGCTCCAGAAAGCTGAATTAGCCAAAGACTGGGAGATCACTTATTCCTACTCAGTAAACTTTGTG CCAAACACCCATGTTCGTTGGGCATCCCGTTGGGATTACATCCTTGAATCCATGCCACACACTAACATCCAGTGGTTCAG TATCATGAACTCTCTTGTGATTGTCCTGTTCCTGTCCGGTATGGTTGCCATGATCATGCTGAGGACACTCACCAAAGGCATTACCAATGTTTCACTTCTCAAAACCTTCCCATTTCTTCTACCTCACAGTATCATGAACTCTCTTGTGATTGTTCTGTTCCTGTCCGGTATGGTTGCCATGATCATGCTGAGGACACTCACGAAAGGCATTACCAATGTGTCCCTTCTCAAAACCTTCCCATTTCTTCTACCTTACAGTATCATGAACTCTCTTGTGATTGTCCTGTTCCTGTCCGGTATGGTTGCCATGATCATGCTGAGGACACTGCATAAAGACATCTCTCGATACAACCAGCAGGACTTG GAGGAAGCTCAGGAAGAGTTTGGTTGGAAGCTTGTCCACGGTGATGTCTTCAGGCCACCAAGAAGCGGAATGCTTCTGTCCATATTCTTGGGAACCGGGACCCAGATCGTCATCATGACCTTCATTACACTTG GTTTCGCTTGTCTTGGTTTCTTATCACCTGCCAACCGTGGTTCCCTGATGACCTGTGTCATGGTTCTCTATGTCCTGTTGGGATTTGCTGCTGGATACGTCTCCTCAAGAATATACAAAA CATTCGGCGGTGAGCGCTGGAAGTCTAACGTCCTCTCCACCAGCTTCTTGATCCCCGGAATCATCTTCTGCATCTTCTTCATCCTGAATCTCCTCCTGTGGTATGAGCACAGCTCTGCAGCCATCCCTTTCAGCACCCTGGTAGCCGTCCTGGCCCTCTGGTTCTTTGTCTCAACCCCCTTGGTCTTCATCGGTTCTTACTTTGGCTTCAAGAAGAGG CCTATTGAGTTCCCTGTACGCACCAATCAGATCCCTCGTCAGATCCCAGATCAGTCTTTCTACACACGCCCCTTCCCCGGTATCATCATGGGCGGTATCCTCCCCTTCGGATGCATCTTCATCCAGCTCTTCTTCATCCTCAACAGTATCTG GTCTCACCAGTTCTATTACATGTTTGGTTTCCTGTTTTTGGTGGCTATCATCTTGGTCATCACTTGCTCTGAAGCAACTATTCTCCTCTGCTATTTCCATTTATGTGCCGAG GACTATCACTGGTGGTGGCGCTCTTTCATGACGAGTGGTTTCACCGCCATCTACTTCGCCATCTACTGCATTCACTACTTTGCCTCAAAACTGACCCTTCACGGCTGGGCGAGCACAGTCCTCTACTTCGGCTACACCGCTATCATGGTcattcttttcttcctcttctgtg GTACCATGGGATTCTTTGCTTGCTTCTGGTTTGTGACCAAGATTTATGGCTCAGTCAAGGTTGATTGA